A window of the Lactuca sativa cultivar Salinas chromosome 5, Lsat_Salinas_v11, whole genome shotgun sequence genome harbors these coding sequences:
- the LOC111913266 gene encoding uncharacterized protein LOC111913266 codes for MAKDIEEGETSQPIITATSSSSNTSGTNPKIKAKPDPVLATCRCFSFVTVMASVLCIIVNVLSAIRSFKNVSDIFDGIFRCYAVIIAVIVIVGETEWTFIIKFWKVLEYWAGRGMLQIFVAVMTRAYPDIYGERHEMLLLRDIASYMLLACGFIYVLSGVLCLGFLKRARQNKEVSSQQAIKDLQDLERRRAELEALLIVDTP; via the exons ATGGCGAAAGATATCGAAGAAGGAGAGACGTCACAACCGATAATTACTGCCACCTCCAGTTCATCAAACACGAGCGGCACCAACCCCAAAATTAAGGCCAAACCCGACCCGGTACTCGCTACATGTCGGTGTTTCAGCTTCGTAACCGTCATGGCTTCTGTTCTCTGCATTATCGTTAATGTCCTGTCTGCCATCAGATCTTTCAAAAACGTTTCAGAT ATATTTGATGGTATCTTTCGATGTTATGCCGTGATCATTGCTGTTATTGTGATTGTCGGTGAGACAGAGTGGACATTCATCATCAAATTCTGGAAG gtactggAATATTGGGCTGGGAGGGGCATGCTGCAAATCTT TGTTGCTGTTATGACAAGAGCTTATCCTGATATATATGGAGAGAGACATGAGATGCTCCTTCTTCGGGACATTGCAAGTTACATGCTCCTTGCTTGTGGATTCATCTATGTTCTTTCA gGTGTCCTCTGCCTTGGTTTTCTCAAACGTGCTCGCCAAAATAAAGAAGTATCATCACAGCAAGCCATTAAAGATCTGCAG GATCTTGAGCGTCGTCGAGCAGAACTTGAGGCACTGCTCATTGTTGACACCCCATGA